Proteins from a single region of Ziziphus jujuba cultivar Dongzao chromosome 1, ASM3175591v1:
- the LOC112490607 gene encoding disease resistance protein At4g27190 — protein sequence MTGFEGIISEVSKCTSNFTITMSATLGNFQQNIKSLNDELHKLIQLKNDMKENIDVARIEGKSPTSEINRWLEEVEEIECEVHRILAAANHITIGDCCSMSKDQLRSAAKKCNEVKHLIISCSFLTVTYDMKPPSRPILRLQAGSAVGQKAEEKVKQLMDYLNDDGIRRVAIWGVGGAGKTTMAKNLNKKLESSSMEEPFDVIVWVTVSKDLNLRRVQSDIASKLNLELDADEDSTEQRASRLLEQFSLRKKTLLILDDVWEKIDLNAVGIPQGDGQISCKILLITRSFDVCQEMMADVALKLDVLTENDAWSLFAENAGDVVESKKINQLARKIARECNGLPLAIKTMGKSMRRKRTIQPWKNTLYQLKSSALHLGSIKKEVYIPLKLSFDSLPKIAQRCFLYCSLYPENYSIKTCELIHCWAADGLINEHQSREESFNSGMTLLETLKDACMLEQGDGLGTVKTHGMLRDVAIWISLNEEESGFCCQSSRGLQLMPEKLQNSIRKASFMNNSILRLPGQLRGCSRLSVLFLQGNPLRKIPDGFFHELRKIRVLNLSRTQITTLPPSVLELGELHTLLLRDCCYLEVLPELGALYKLRVLDLHGTRITELPKEMGMPTNLRELNLSCTHYLENIEPGSISVLSSLEVLDMSSSAYRWDGNCNVGGATFDEIILLEKLSVLRIRLDSIDCLPSHSTWLQRLKEFNIQIIQRKCDSTYLPPPPSIAKEKRVFLRGVNLLESGLDGLYFNASALDLITCGSFRGLSHIVSKKSLYGLPNLKSLTLTSCDSITSLLVGETCQKSTLPNLEHLYLCHLQTLRTMLEGMVPRGCLGRLKTIQVVSCPELRNLISFALLRLVQNLEEIKVRDCKKMRQIIAATDSSEMLPKLKIIEVRDMENLVTICPIPPTCPLLERIKVSNCPKLEELSLSACDT from the coding sequence ATGACAGGGTTTGAAGGAATCATTTCTGAAGTTAGCAAGTGTACAAGCAACTTCACTATCACCATGTCTGCCACCCTTGGAAATTTCCAACAAAATATCAAATCTCTGAATGACGAACTGCACAAACTTATCCAGCTGAAGAACGATATGAAGGAGAATATTGATGTTGCAAGAATAGAAGGGAAATCTCCAACTTCAGAAATTAATAGATGGCTTGAAGAGGTTGAGGAGATCGAATGTGAAGTCCATAGAATTCTGGCAGCAGCAAACCATATCACGATCGGAGATTGCTGCTCAATGTCCAAAGACCAACTTAGGAGTGCAGCGAAGAAGTGTAATGAGGTGAAACACCTCATAATTTCATGCAGTTTCTTGACGGTGACGTATGATATGAAACCTCCTAGCAGACCAATTTTGAGATTGCAGGCTGGATCAGCTGTTGGTCAGAAAGCGGAGGAGAAGGTGAAGCAGCTAATGGATTACCTGAATGATGATGGTATAAGAAGGGTTGCTATCTGGGGAGTAGGAGGAGCTGGGAAGACTACAATGGCAAAGAACTTGAACAAAAAGCTAGAGAGCTCTTCCATGGAAGAACCATTTGATGTAATCGTGTGGGTCACGGTGTCAAAAGACTTGAATTTGAGGAGGGTTCAATCTGACATTGCCAGCAAATTGAATCTAGAGTTGGATGCAGATGAAGATAGCACAGAGCAGAGAGCTTCCAGACTGCTCGAACAATTTTCCTTGAGAAAAAAGACACTGCTCATTCTTGATGATGTTTGGGAGAAGATTGATCTTAATGCTGTTGGAATACCACAAGGTGATGGACAAATAAGCTGCAAGATCCTGCTTATAACTCGCTCTTTTGATGTTTGTCAGGAGATGATGGCCGATGTAGCTTTGAAGTTAGACGTTCTCACAGAAAATGATGCTTGGAGTTTGTTTGCAGAAAATGCAGGAGATGTAGTGgagtcaaaaaaaataaatcagctAGCAAGAAAAATTGCTAGGGAGTGCAATGGTTTACCACTGGCCATCAAGACCATGGGGAAGTcaatgagaagaaaaagaacaattCAGCCATGGAAGAACACACTGTACCAGTTAAAAAGCTCTGCATTGCATCTTGGGAGCATCAAGAAGGAGGTCTATATACCTTTGAAGTTGAGTTTTGATTCACTACCAAAGATTGCTCAGAGGTGTTTCTTATATTGCTCTTTGTACCCAGAAAACTACTCAATAAAAACATGTGAACTAATACATTGTTGGGCAGCTGATGGACTAATCAATGAACATCAATCTCGAGAGGAATCATTCAACAGCGGGATGACTTTACTTGAAACTTTGAAGGATGCATGCATGCTTGAACAAGGTGATGGCCTTGGAACTGTAAAGACTCATGGCATGTTGAGGGATGTAGCAATCTGGATATCCTTAAATGAAGAGGAAAGCGGATTTTGTTGTCAATCCAGCAGAGGTTTGCAACTGATGCCGGAGAAGCTGCAAAATTCCATCAGAAAAGCATCTTTCATGAATAACAGCATTTTGAGGTTGCCTGGTCAGTTGCGAGGATGCTCGAGGCTATCTGTGCTGTTCCTTCAAGGTAATCCTCTCAGAAAAATTCCTGATGGTTTCTTTCATGAGCTTAGAAAAATAAGAGTCCTGAATTTAAGCAGGACTCAGATAACTACCTTGCCTCCTTCTGTTCTCGAGCTAGGGGAGCTGCATACACTTCTATTGAGAGATTGCTGTTATCTAGAAGTTCTACCCGAACTTGGAGCTCTTTATAAGCTCAGAGTGCTTGATCTCCATGGTACTCGAATAACAGAACTCCCAAAAGAAATGGGAATGCCAACTAATCTCCGAGAATTAAACTTGTCATGCACACACTACTTAGAAAACATTGAACCTGGAAGCATTTCGGTGTTATCTAGTCTTGAGGTCTTAGACATGTCTTCCAGTGCATACAGGTGGGATGGGAATTGTAATGTTGGAGGAGCAACTTTTGATGAGATAATATTGTTGGAGAAACTTTCAGTTCTACGCATAAGGCTGGACTCAATTGATTGCCTTCCCTCACACTCAACTTGGTTGCAAAGACTGAAAGAGTTCAACATACAGATTATTCAAAGGAAATGTGATTCTACATATCTACCTCCTCCACCATCTATCGCCAAAGAAAAAAGGGTTTTCCTTAGAGGTGTTAACCTCTTGGAAAGTGGCCTCGATGGGTTATACTTCAATGCAAGTGCCTTAGACCTGATAACATGTGGGAGCTTCAGAGGGTTGTCTCATATAGTTAGCAAGAAAAGTTTGTATGGCCTACCAAACTTGAAATCACTCACGTTAACAAGCTGTGATAGCATCACAAGTTTGTTAGTTGGAGAAACCTGCCAAAAGAGTACATTGCCAAATTTGGAGCATTTATATCTGTGTCACCTACAAACATTGAGAACCATGTTGGAAGGAATGGTACCTCGAGGATGTCTTGGCAGGTTAAAAACCATTCAAGTTGTTTCTTGTCCGGAACTAAGGAACCTCATATCCTTTGCTTTGCTTCGTTTGGTCCAAAACCTTGAGGAGATCAAGGTAAGAGACTGTAAAAAGATGAGGCAAATTATTGCAGCAACAGATTCCTCAGAAATGCTGCCAAAGTTGAAAATCATAGAAGTCAGGGATATGGAAAACTTGGTAACAATTTGTCCTATACCACCAACATGCCCACTTTTGGAGAGGATCAAGGTGAGCAACTGCCCCAAGTTAGAGGAGCTCTCACTGTCAGCCTGCGATACATGA
- the LOC107431475 gene encoding disease resistance protein At4g27190, producing MEVATSILGSIVAETGRLFCGSIYSKIKRTVKFHKDLDELVKKLKSLIDLGDDVKLRLVSAENQGRTPTCKVKEWLRKVENVVLKVKSMQADIEVNDKKKKLGRLFCYNPRIRHSKKVARCIKEVETLLKAGSFTDSMVSFNHPAAAVEHIPGPSIEDQTTASRTLAELLKILQDDRFLRIGVWGMGGVGKTTLVKSLNNKLKSSFQMQPFSSVIWATVSKEFNMKRVQKQIAERLNLEVNVEESMERTASRLYQRLEKEEKFLLILDDVWEKIDLDCLGVPQPEDHNGSKIILTSRFSEVCREMMTDVEVRMNILTDEESWKLFCRNAGEVASSEQIKPLAEAVARECGGLPLAIITMGSAMRGKTKVELWQHALSELRSSVPCIGSIKNKVYNPLKWSYDSLEGEGLIDEQNNFENSVNKGIAWIEILKDSCLLEDGGWEGTVKMHDIVRDVAIWIASSMEDECKSLVQSGIGLSEISGVQLSDSLKRISFMNNKINKLPDCEIQCSKASTLLLQCNLPLDKVPERFLQGFLSLRVLNLSGTRIQALPHTLFQLSDLRALLLADCFFLEELPPLGSLGRLQVLDLSATRIKELSEEMEHLINLRHLNLSRTHYLKKIQAGMVSRWASLEVLDMTLSTYHWGTAGEVEEGQATFEELGCLKRLFALSIRLKSIPCLRPEDLTWIGRLRKFQYFIGQTANSLPSKHDERRVTISGLNLSEEGIGRLLINASSLVMNGCWGLNQLLEDLAINSANEFAELNSFNTFVSLKSLTITSSNSSFRPRGGCAAPYDLLPHLEEIHLRGLTYLESISELVGHLGLLFSRLKLIEVARCPKIKSLLSYGNFILTLPNLEVIKIRFCEKLEELFNYASEQTFSVDPIVPNLQILELNNLPKLRTLISRPQESCPRLEHIDVIKCNLLRKLPLTIENVNIIKEIRGELQWWNTLDWDNDNTKSSLQHYFKPADPKKTTAGSV from the exons ATGGAAGTTGCAACCTCCATCTTGGGTTCAATAGTGGCAGAAACAGGAAGATTGTTTTGCGGTTCTATATATTCAAAGATCAAAAGAACCGTCAAATTCCACAAGGATCTTGATGAATTGGTGAAGAAGCTGAAAAGTCTGATCGATCTTGGAGACGATGTCAAGCTTCGATTGGTATCAGCTGAGAACCAAGGAAGAACACCTACATGTAAAGTGAAAGAGTGGCTTAGAAAGGTAGAAAATGTTGTGCTCAAGGTGAAGTCAATGCAAGCAGATATAGAAGTCAATGACAAAAAGAAGAAACTCGGTCGTCTCTTTTGCTACAATCCGCGGATCAGACATAGCAAGAAAGTGGCAAGATGCATCAAAGAGGTAGAAACTCTGCTAAAAGCCGGCAGCTTCACAGATAGCATGGTTTCTTTCAACCATCCAGCAGCAGCAGTTGAGCACATTCCTGGACCTTCAATTGAAGATCAAACAACAGCGTCGAGAACTTTAGCCGAGCTCTTGAAGATATTGCAGGATGACAGGTTTCTTAGAATAGGTGTATGGGGCATGGGGGGAGTAGGTAAAACTACACTTGTAAAGAGTTTGAACAACAAGCTCAAGAGTTCTTTCCAAATGCAACCTTTCAGTTCTGTCATTTGGGCAACGGTGTCCAAGGAGTTCAACATGAAAAGGGTCCAGAAGCAAATAGCTGAGAGACTGAATTTGGAGGTGAATGTGGAAGAAAGCATGGAGAGAACAGCTAGTCGGTTGTATCAAAGGCTGGAGAAGGAGGAAAAATTTCTTCTCATTCTAGATGATGTTTGGGAGAAAATTGATTTGGACTGCTTGGGTGTCCCTCAGCCTGAAGATCATAATGGTTCTAAAATCATATTGACATCTCGGTTTTCAGAAGTATGCAGGGAGATGATGACTGATGTCGAAGTTAGAATGAATATCCTCACTGATGAAGAATCTTGGAAATTGTTTTGTCGAAATGCAGGGGAGGTCGCAAGTTCAGAACAGATTAAACCATTGGCAGAAGCTGTTGCTCGAGAATGTGGTGGATTGCCTTTGGCTATCATCACCATGGGAAGTGCAATGAGGGGAAAGACAAAGGTTGAGCTGTGGCAACACGCCTTGAGTGAGTTGCGAAGCTCGGTTCCTTGCATAGGAAGCATAAAGAATAAGGTTTATAACCCATTGAAATGGAGCTATGACTCACTAGAAG GCGAAGGTTTGATAGATGAACAGAATAACTTCGAGAATTCAGTTAACAAGGGAATAGCTTGGATAGAAATTCTAAAGGATTCTTGTTTATTAGAAGATGGTGGTTGGGAGGGAACTGTGAAGATGCACGATATAGTTCGCGATGTTGCTATATGGATTGCATCATCAATGGAGGATGAATGTAAATCCTTAGTTCAATCAGGGATTGGTTTGAGTGAGATTTCAGGGGTACAGTTATCAGATTCTCTCAAAAGAATTTCATTCATGAATAACAAGATAAATAAGCTACCTGATTGTGAAATCCAATGTTCAAAGGCCTCAACTTTACTACTCCAATGTAACCTGCCACTTGACAAAGTCCCTGAAAGATTCCTACAAGGATTTCTGTCGCTTAGAGTCTTAAATCTAAGTGGAACCCGCATCCAAGCATTGCCTCATACCCTTTTTCAACTGAGTGACCTTCGTGCTCTTCTCCTCGCAGATTGCTTCTTTCTTGAGGAGTTACCTCCACTTGGATCCCTTGGCAGACTTCAGGTGCTTGATCTTTCTGCCACTCGTATCAAAGAATTATCTGAAGAAATGGAACACTTGATCAACTTAAGGCATTTGAATCTATCCCGCACTCACTATCTGAAGAAAATTCAAGCTGGAATGGTGTCTAGATGGGCTTCTTTAGAGGTTCTAGATATGACACTCAGTACTTACCATTGGGGTACAGCAGGAGAGGTTGAAGAGGGACAAGCAACTTTCGAAGAGCTTGGATGTCTGAAGCGGTTATTTGCATTGTCCATTAGATTGAAGAGCATCCCATGTCTACGGCCTGAAGACCTAACATGGATAGGCAGATTAAGAAAATTTCAATACTTTATTGGTCAAACGGCAAATTCCTTGCCAAGTAAACATGATGAAAGGAGGGTGACTATCAGCGGGCTTAATCTTTCAGAAGAAGGGATTGGGCGGTTATTGATCAATGCAAGTTCTCTAGTCATGAATGGCTGTTGGGGACTGAATCAATTGCTTGAAGACTTGGCCATAAACAGTGCTAATGAATTTGCTGAATTAAACAGTTTCAATACTTTTGTGAGTCTAAAATCACTCACTATCACAAGTTCTAACAGCAGTTTCAGGCCACGAGGAGGATGTGCTGCCCCATATGACTTACTACCGCATTTAGAGGAAATTCATCTTCGTGGCCTAACTTACCTGGAAAGCATTTCAGAATTGGTTGGCCATCTTGGGCTTCTATTTTCTAGGCTAAAGTTGATTGAAGTGGCAAGGTGTCCCAAgatcaaatctcttctttcttaTGGGAATTTTATTCTCACCCTCCCAAATCTGGAAGTAATCAAGATAAGGTTTTGCGAAAAGTTAGAGGAGCTATTTAATTATGCTTCTGAACAAACTTTTAGTGTAGATCCTATAGTTCCTAACCTCCAGATATTGGAATTGAACAACCTCCCCAAGCTAAGAACTCTAATTTCCAGACCACAAGAATCATGTCCACGACTAGAGCACATCGATGTTATCAAGTGTAATCTCCTTAGGAAGCTACCTCTTACTATCGAAAATGTAAATATCATTAAGGAGATAAGAGGAGAATTGCAATGGTGGAACACATTGGATTGGGATAATGACAATACTAAGTCATCTCTGCAGCATTATTTCAAACCAGCTGACCCTAAGAAAACTACTGCTGGAAGTGTTTGA